In a single window of the Delftia tsuruhatensis genome:
- a CDS encoding Bug family tripartite tricarboxylate transporter substrate binding protein gives MSTAFSFSHAPGPSRRSLLGAAALGLAVPAMAQGTFASRPVKLVVGYPAGGSVDLAARVTGDALAAHLKATVVVDNVGGAAGAIAAQRVVSAPADGHTLLVGASNELVATRLVNPAQRYDGRRDFTPLGLIATSPLVLVARPGLGVRSLAELLELARRQPDKLSYGSSGVGSTLHFAGELLKQRAGVSIAHVPYKGVAPLTSDLAGGTLDLAMLSPTAALPFLQGGRIVPLAVTSARRLAALTQVPAVAELGALGGYELVGWFALMAPRGLPAATAQRITAALQQALAEPAVRKRLEDAGMVPATGHEDLARLIAEEDRKYEQLAAFGRMRD, from the coding sequence ATGAGCACAGCATTTTCCTTTTCCCATGCCCCCGGCCCGAGCCGGCGCAGCCTTCTCGGCGCGGCGGCCCTGGGCCTGGCCGTTCCGGCCATGGCGCAAGGCACCTTTGCGTCCCGGCCCGTGAAGCTGGTCGTGGGCTATCCGGCCGGCGGCTCGGTGGACCTGGCCGCGCGTGTGACCGGCGATGCGCTGGCCGCGCACCTCAAGGCCACGGTGGTGGTGGACAACGTGGGCGGTGCAGCCGGTGCCATCGCCGCACAGCGCGTGGTCTCGGCTCCCGCCGATGGCCATACGCTGCTGGTGGGGGCCAGCAACGAACTGGTGGCCACGCGGCTGGTCAATCCCGCCCAGCGCTACGACGGACGCCGCGACTTCACGCCGCTGGGCCTGATCGCCACCAGCCCGCTGGTCCTGGTCGCGCGTCCGGGCCTGGGCGTCAGGAGCCTGGCCGAACTGCTGGAACTGGCGCGGCGCCAGCCGGACAAGCTCAGCTATGGCAGCTCGGGCGTGGGCTCGACCCTGCATTTCGCGGGCGAGTTGCTCAAGCAGCGCGCGGGCGTCTCCATCGCGCATGTGCCCTACAAGGGCGTGGCGCCGCTGACCAGCGACCTGGCGGGCGGCACGCTGGACCTGGCCATGCTCTCGCCCACGGCAGCCCTGCCTTTCCTGCAAGGCGGACGCATCGTGCCGCTGGCCGTCACCAGCGCCCGGCGCCTGGCCGCGCTGACCCAGGTGCCGGCCGTGGCCGAACTGGGTGCGCTGGGCGGCTATGAACTGGTCGGCTGGTTCGCGCTGATGGCACCGCGCGGCCTGCCCGCCGCCACGGCCCAGCGCATCACCGCCGCGCTGCAGCAGGCGCTGGCAGAACCCGCCGTGCGCAAGCGCCTGGAAGATGCCGGCATGGTACCGGCCACGGGGCACGAGGACCTGGCACGGCTCATCGCCGAGGAAGATCGCAAGTACGAGCAGCTGGCGGCGTTCGGCCGGATGCGCGACTGA
- the mutL gene encoding DNA mismatch repair endonuclease MutL produces the protein MNASIPTPDTPVRRPIRDLPDELISQIAAGEVVERPASVVRELVDNALDAGARQINVRLLAGGVRLISVEDDGGGIPRDELPVALRRHATSKITDLHDLETVATMGFRGEALAAICSVSESSILSRPAGQDSAYLLDARSGELRPAARNQGTTVEVKELFFSTPARRKFLKSDATELAHCIESVRRHALARPDVGFAIWHEGKLVEQWRAAGSMSADALAQRLADVLGDGFVQNSVTVDHWSGAVHVTGRAGIPDAARSRPDQQFCYVNGRFVRDKVLTHASRSAYEDVLHGHKQPVYALYVEIDPARVDVNVHPTKIEVRFRDSREVHQAVRHAIENALAAPRAAAAAAAAAEEAARTPELAPAAPATAPKVAAPAWPQARMSFGDEQGGHKVSNMAGLWAPMREAAPAPVALAAQTAAQTAGAAEVAVDRPGVQWPAGDVPASYAPAAQPQPVTVSEPSPAHFTAAAADTAAAAEEAIWPLGRAVAQIHGVYILAENAQGMVVVDMHAAHERIVYEQLKNAVNASQQIPSQPLLIPATFAATPEEVATAEAHGDTLQALGMEVSPFSPKTLAVRAVPATLAQGDAVELARSVLAELAQHDASTVVQRARNEILATMACHGAVRANRRLTLDEMNALLRQMEVTERSDQCNHGRPTWRQMSMKELDALFLRGR, from the coding sequence GTGAACGCATCCATTCCCACCCCTGACACCCCCGTGCGCCGCCCTATCCGCGATCTGCCCGATGAGCTCATCAGCCAGATTGCGGCCGGCGAAGTCGTAGAACGCCCGGCCTCGGTGGTACGCGAACTCGTGGACAACGCACTGGATGCCGGCGCCCGCCAGATCAATGTGCGGCTGCTGGCCGGTGGCGTGCGGCTGATCTCGGTGGAGGACGACGGCGGCGGCATCCCGCGCGACGAGCTGCCCGTGGCGCTGCGCCGCCATGCCACCAGCAAGATCACAGACCTGCACGACCTGGAGACCGTGGCCACCATGGGCTTTCGCGGTGAGGCGCTCGCGGCCATCTGCTCGGTGTCCGAGTCATCCATCCTTTCGCGCCCGGCCGGTCAGGATTCCGCCTACCTGCTCGATGCGCGCAGCGGCGAGCTGCGCCCCGCCGCCCGCAACCAGGGCACGACGGTCGAGGTCAAGGAGCTGTTCTTCTCCACGCCGGCCCGCCGCAAATTCCTCAAGAGCGACGCCACGGAGCTGGCCCACTGCATCGAGTCCGTGCGCCGCCACGCGCTGGCCCGCCCCGACGTAGGCTTCGCCATCTGGCACGAGGGCAAGCTCGTCGAGCAATGGCGAGCCGCCGGGAGCATGTCGGCCGATGCCTTGGCACAGCGCCTGGCCGATGTGCTGGGCGACGGCTTCGTGCAGAACTCCGTGACCGTGGACCATTGGTCGGGCGCTGTCCATGTCACGGGCCGCGCCGGCATACCCGATGCGGCGCGCTCGCGGCCCGACCAGCAGTTCTGCTATGTCAACGGCCGCTTCGTGCGCGACAAGGTGCTCACCCACGCATCGCGCAGCGCCTACGAGGACGTGCTGCACGGCCACAAGCAGCCCGTCTACGCCCTTTATGTGGAGATCGATCCCGCGCGCGTGGACGTGAACGTGCACCCGACCAAGATCGAGGTGCGCTTTCGCGACAGCCGCGAGGTGCACCAGGCCGTGCGCCACGCCATAGAGAATGCCCTGGCCGCCCCGCGCGCTGCGGCGGCCGCCGCCGCTGCCGCCGAGGAAGCCGCCCGCACCCCGGAGCTGGCCCCTGCCGCACCGGCCACCGCACCCAAGGTGGCGGCTCCCGCCTGGCCCCAGGCGCGCATGAGCTTTGGCGATGAACAGGGCGGTCACAAGGTCAGCAACATGGCGGGCCTGTGGGCACCCATGCGCGAAGCCGCACCGGCCCCCGTTGCGCTTGCTGCCCAGACGGCCGCGCAGACTGCCGGTGCCGCCGAAGTCGCGGTGGACAGGCCCGGCGTGCAATGGCCTGCCGGCGATGTGCCCGCCAGCTACGCACCCGCTGCACAGCCCCAGCCAGTCACCGTCTCCGAGCCTTCCCCTGCGCACTTCACGGCAGCGGCAGCGGACACCGCTGCCGCTGCCGAAGAAGCCATCTGGCCGCTGGGCCGCGCCGTCGCCCAGATCCACGGCGTCTACATCCTGGCCGAGAACGCCCAGGGCATGGTCGTGGTGGACATGCATGCGGCGCACGAGCGCATCGTCTACGAGCAGCTCAAGAATGCTGTCAATGCCTCGCAGCAGATCCCCAGCCAGCCGCTGCTGATCCCCGCCACCTTCGCCGCCACGCCCGAGGAAGTGGCCACGGCCGAGGCCCATGGCGACACGCTTCAGGCCCTGGGCATGGAGGTCTCCCCCTTCTCGCCCAAGACCCTGGCCGTGCGTGCCGTGCCCGCCACCCTGGCCCAGGGCGACGCCGTGGAGCTGGCGCGCAGCGTGCTGGCCGAACTGGCCCAGCACGACGCCAGCACCGTGGTCCAGCGCGCGCGCAACGAGATCCTGGCCACCATGGCCTGCCATGGCGCCGTGCGCGCCAACCGGCGCCTGACCCTGGACGAGATGAACGCCCTCCTGCGCCAGATGGAAGTCACCGAGCGCTCGGACCAGTGCAACCATGGCCGCCCCACCTGGCGGCAGATGAGCATGAAGGAGCTGGACGCGCTGTTCCTGCGGGGCCGCTGA
- a CDS encoding glycine zipper 2TM domain-containing protein, with translation MNKLRSSFGKSLTLAAVLVGALALGGCAHRPNNAQLGTGVGAVAGGVLGNALFGSTLGTVGGAAAGALIGNEMGSNSDRAGRRRH, from the coding sequence ATGAACAAGCTCCGCTCATCTTTCGGCAAGTCCCTGACCCTCGCCGCCGTTCTGGTCGGCGCCCTGGCCCTGGGAGGCTGCGCCCACCGCCCCAACAATGCCCAACTGGGCACGGGCGTGGGTGCCGTGGCCGGCGGCGTGCTGGGCAATGCGCTGTTCGGCTCCACGCTGGGCACCGTGGGCGGTGCGGCGGCCGGCGCGCTGATCGGCAATGAAATGGGCAGCAACAGCGACCGCGCAGGCCGCCGTCGCCACTGA
- a CDS encoding DedA family protein, with protein sequence MEIIQFLIDFILHIDKHLEAFVVAYGPWVYALLFLIVFVETGVVVMPFLPGDSLLFIVGALCGAGLMDYSIACTVLLVAAVLGDQCNYTIGRFIGPKVFQWEESRWFNRRAFDQAHAFYERYGGITIVLARFMPFIRTFAPFVAGVAAMNRGKFTAFNVGGAIVWVFGISAAGYFFGNLPWVRENLEKIIWGLILVPGLIAIFGAWRAGRAPTTAA encoded by the coding sequence TTGGAAATCATCCAGTTCCTGATCGACTTCATCCTGCACATAGACAAGCACCTGGAGGCCTTTGTCGTGGCCTACGGTCCCTGGGTCTATGCCCTGTTGTTTCTCATCGTGTTCGTGGAGACGGGCGTGGTGGTCATGCCGTTCCTGCCGGGCGATTCGCTGCTGTTCATCGTCGGCGCGCTGTGCGGCGCCGGCCTCATGGACTATTCCATCGCGTGCACCGTGCTGCTGGTGGCTGCCGTGCTGGGGGACCAGTGCAACTACACCATAGGCCGCTTCATCGGACCCAAGGTTTTCCAATGGGAGGAATCACGCTGGTTCAACCGCCGTGCCTTCGACCAGGCCCATGCGTTCTACGAGCGCTACGGCGGCATCACCATCGTGCTGGCCCGCTTCATGCCTTTCATTCGCACCTTCGCACCCTTCGTGGCGGGGGTGGCGGCGATGAATCGCGGAAAGTTCACTGCATTCAACGTGGGAGGTGCCATCGTCTGGGTGTTCGGCATCAGCGCGGCCGGCTACTTCTTCGGCAATCTGCCCTGGGTGCGTGAGAACCTGGAGAAGATCATCTGGGGCCTGATCCTGGTGCCGGGCCTGATCGCCATCTTCGGCGCATGGCGTGCGGGGCGTGCGCCAACGACCGCTGCCTGA
- a CDS encoding glycine zipper domain-containing protein, with translation MKTRLYSIAAAAAIALFSAGCSTNPSNAQIGTGVGAVAGGVVGDALFGSTLGTVGGAAAGALIGNEVGKRNDRR, from the coding sequence ATGAAGACACGCCTCTACTCCATTGCCGCAGCCGCCGCCATCGCCTTGTTCTCGGCCGGCTGCTCCACCAACCCCAGCAATGCCCAGATCGGGACCGGCGTAGGTGCCGTGGCCGGCGGCGTGGTGGGTGATGCGCTGTTCGGCAGCACACTGGGCACGGTCGGCGGCGCGGCAGCAGGCGCGCTGATCGGCAACGAGGTCGGCAAGCGCAACGACCGCCGCTGA
- a CDS encoding N-acetylmuramoyl-L-alanine amidase has product MSDAQSSYPYGLSRRSLLQAGSVVLLLGRQHIAHGATIVAVRVWPAPDYSRVTIESDRPLAAKQFFVDQPPRLAVDIEGIDLNPALRELVAKVRPDDPNIASIRVGQNSPSVVRLVIDLKQPAKPQVFTLQPVAAYRHRLVFDLYPAKAVDPLEALISERLRDASGDDTAVASAPPPAPRPSGPSAPAADPLGDLIAQHSSGPGGKMPAPPAVVAQAPAPAPRPPAPTPTPAPAPAPAPVAAPNIATSRQTDRIIIVALDPGHGGEDPGATGPNGTREKDVVLKIAHLLRERINDTRIGGSPMRAFMTRDADFFVPLATRVEKARRVQADLFISIHADAFTTPAARGASVFALSDKGASSTAARWLANKENQSDLVGGLNMGSQDQHVQRMLLDMSTTAQIKDSLKLGGALLGEIGNMAKLHKPRVEQAGFAVLKAPDIPSVLVETAFISNPEEEARLRSTAYQVQLADALMRGIRNYFAHNPPLARSRSV; this is encoded by the coding sequence ATGAGCGACGCCCAATCCTCCTATCCCTACGGTCTTTCGCGCCGCAGCCTCCTGCAGGCCGGCTCCGTCGTGCTGCTGCTGGGCCGCCAGCACATCGCACATGGCGCCACCATCGTGGCCGTGCGCGTCTGGCCCGCGCCCGATTACTCGCGCGTGACCATAGAGTCCGACCGGCCGCTGGCCGCCAAGCAGTTCTTCGTGGACCAGCCTCCGCGCCTGGCCGTGGACATCGAGGGGATCGACCTCAATCCCGCGCTGCGCGAACTGGTCGCCAAGGTGCGGCCCGACGATCCCAACATCGCCTCCATCCGCGTGGGCCAGAACTCGCCCAGCGTGGTGCGCCTGGTCATCGACCTCAAGCAGCCGGCCAAGCCCCAGGTCTTCACGCTGCAGCCGGTGGCTGCCTACAGGCACCGCCTGGTGTTCGACCTGTACCCGGCCAAAGCCGTCGATCCGCTGGAGGCACTGATCAGCGAGCGCCTGCGCGACGCCTCCGGCGACGACACCGCCGTGGCATCCGCGCCCCCACCTGCGCCACGGCCCTCGGGCCCCAGCGCGCCTGCCGCCGATCCGCTGGGCGACCTGATCGCCCAGCACAGCAGCGGCCCGGGCGGCAAGATGCCCGCGCCGCCTGCCGTGGTCGCGCAGGCGCCCGCTCCTGCACCCCGCCCGCCGGCCCCCACGCCGACGCCGGCACCCGCTCCAGCCCCCGCGCCCGTTGCCGCGCCCAACATCGCCACCTCGCGCCAGACCGACCGCATCATCATCGTGGCGCTGGACCCGGGCCATGGCGGCGAAGACCCCGGCGCCACCGGCCCCAACGGCACGCGTGAGAAGGACGTGGTGCTCAAGATCGCCCATCTGCTGCGCGAACGCATCAACGACACGCGCATCGGCGGCAGCCCCATGCGTGCCTTCATGACGCGCGACGCCGACTTCTTCGTGCCGCTGGCCACGCGTGTCGAGAAGGCCAGGCGCGTGCAGGCCGACCTGTTCATCAGCATCCACGCCGATGCCTTCACCACGCCGGCAGCACGGGGTGCCAGCGTGTTCGCGCTCAGTGACAAGGGCGCTTCCAGCACGGCCGCGCGTTGGCTGGCCAACAAGGAAAACCAGTCCGACCTCGTCGGCGGGCTGAACATGGGTTCTCAGGACCAGCATGTACAGCGCATGCTGCTGGACATGAGCACCACGGCCCAGATCAAGGACAGCCTGAAGCTCGGCGGGGCCCTGCTCGGCGAGATCGGCAACATGGCCAAGCTGCACAAGCCACGCGTGGAACAGGCCGGCTTTGCCGTGCTCAAGGCTCCCGACATTCCCAGCGTGCTGGTGGAGACCGCCTTCATCAGCAACCCCGAGGAAGAGGCCCGGCTGCGCAGCACGGCCTACCAGGTGCAACTGGCCGATGCGCTGATGCGCGGCATCCGCAACTACTTCGCGCACAACCCGCCACTGGCGCGCAGCCGCTCCGTCTGA
- the tsaE gene encoding tRNA (adenosine(37)-N6)-threonylcarbamoyltransferase complex ATPase subunit type 1 TsaE, producing MTAAQHTPSIVGNGQPREPGFAGHRWTWHGEEDTQRFAQQLAAQPGLRNAYVTLHGDLGAGKTTLVRHWLRALGVQGRIKSPTYAVVEPHEAPDLSIWHFDFYRFDDPREWEDAGFRDIFASPGLKLAEWPEKAAALTPAADIAIHIEAIDETQRQVTLLAGTPVGRAVIEALQA from the coding sequence TTGACTGCTGCACAACATACTCCCTCGATTGTAGGAAACGGACAGCCTCGGGAGCCGGGCTTCGCCGGACACCGCTGGACATGGCATGGCGAGGAAGATACGCAGCGGTTCGCGCAGCAACTGGCCGCGCAGCCTGGCCTGCGCAACGCCTATGTGACGCTGCACGGCGACCTGGGCGCGGGCAAGACCACCCTGGTGCGCCACTGGCTGCGCGCCCTGGGCGTGCAGGGCCGCATCAAGAGCCCCACCTACGCCGTGGTGGAACCCCACGAGGCCCCGGACCTGTCCATCTGGCATTTCGACTTCTACCGCTTCGACGACCCGCGCGAGTGGGAGGATGCAGGATTCCGTGATATTTTCGCCAGCCCCGGCCTCAAGCTGGCAGAATGGCCCGAAAAGGCTGCAGCGCTCACGCCTGCAGCCGATATAGCTATCCATATCGAAGCAATCGACGAGACGCAGCGCCAGGTCACCCTGCTGGCCGGCACACCCGTCGGACGCGCCGTGATCGAAGCACTCCAGGCATGA
- the queG gene encoding tRNA epoxyqueuosine(34) reductase QueG — MQGWARELGFSQIGVAGVDLSSAEPGLMQWLAQGFHGGMDYMQAHGLKRARPVELVPGTVSVITARMDYLPAGTPPDWQAVEWRRLQRPQEAIVSVYARGRDYHKVLRNRLQKLAERIALEIGPFGHRAFTDSAPVLEAELASRSGQGWRGKHTLVLSREAGSMFFLGEIYVDLALEPTEPVTAHCGSCSACMTSCPTGAIVAPHRVDARRCISYLTIEHAGSIPEEFRPLMANRIYGCDDCQLACPWNKFAQPSRLPDFDAREVLTGAQLVHFFAWDEPTFLRLTEGSPIRRIGHARWLRNVAVALGNAWRESGDAALRQALVSRAGHPDAIVREHVGWALAQRSD, encoded by the coding sequence ATGCAAGGCTGGGCCCGCGAGCTGGGATTTTCCCAAATTGGCGTGGCTGGAGTGGATTTGTCGTCCGCCGAGCCGGGTTTGATGCAGTGGCTTGCCCAAGGGTTCCATGGCGGGATGGACTATATGCAGGCCCATGGCCTCAAGCGGGCGCGGCCCGTGGAACTGGTTCCGGGCACGGTCAGCGTGATCACGGCGCGCATGGACTATCTGCCAGCCGGCACGCCGCCCGACTGGCAGGCGGTGGAGTGGCGGCGCCTGCAGCGGCCGCAGGAAGCCATCGTCTCCGTCTATGCCCGGGGCCGGGACTACCACAAGGTACTGCGCAACCGGCTCCAGAAGCTGGCCGAGCGCATCGCCCTGGAAATCGGGCCCTTCGGCCATCGCGCCTTCACCGACTCCGCTCCCGTGCTGGAGGCCGAGCTGGCCAGCCGCAGCGGGCAGGGATGGCGCGGCAAGCACACCCTGGTGCTCAGCCGCGAGGCGGGCTCCATGTTCTTCCTGGGTGAGATCTATGTGGACCTGGCGCTGGAGCCCACCGAGCCGGTCACGGCGCACTGCGGCAGCTGCTCGGCCTGCATGACATCCTGTCCGACGGGGGCCATCGTCGCACCCCACCGTGTCGATGCCAGGCGCTGCATCTCCTACCTGACCATCGAGCATGCGGGCTCCATCCCCGAGGAGTTCAGGCCGCTGATGGCCAATCGCATCTATGGCTGCGACGACTGCCAGCTGGCCTGTCCCTGGAACAAGTTCGCCCAGCCCAGCCGTCTGCCCGACTTCGATGCACGCGAGGTGCTGACGGGTGCGCAGCTCGTGCATTTCTTCGCCTGGGACGAGCCCACCTTCCTGCGCCTGACCGAAGGCAGCCCCATCCGCCGCATCGGCCATGCGCGCTGGCTGCGCAACGTGGCCGTGGCGCTGGGCAACGCCTGGCGCGAAAGCGGTGACGCCGCGCTGCGGCAGGCACTGGTCAGCCGGGCGGGGCATCCCGATGCCATCGTGCGCGAGCATGTGGGATGGGCGCTGGCGCAAAGATCGGACTGA